AAAAACAAACCCGAATATATCGACTTCTACACCATCGACTTCTTCCCATTGTTCCAGGAAAGCCAGGTAATAATAATCCTTCAGGTTTGCCAGTTTATATGCATTCCAAACGCCGTTTACCGTGAACCCTCCTACCGTTCTCCAGTAATCCTGCAGCCCCTCGTTCCACCAACGCTCCGGCGCATTGGCGTCGTTGACGATCGGGGCAATGGCGCCCGCGATCCTGCCGGCCGTGTTATTATTTACGGTAAGGGTGAAAGCGGCAGTTCCGTTGTTCCAGGTCGCTGCGGACAGTGAAGTAATCGTATTGGCGCCATCCTGCAAAGGTTCGGTGAGTATCATGCCTTCCGCCGAGTAATTAAAGCTGGTCGTATGCCTTTGCGGGGTTCCGGCAGCGTTGCGCCAGGTAAACTCCAAAGTATGAAAACTGGGATCGATAACGATTTCGTACTGGCGCGTCCCGACTGTGAGCCGCTTCCAATAATTGAGGATCCGCTTGTTGATGCCCGCCAATACGCTGCCGCCGGCCCATTTGCCGGTTTGCCAGGCGTCTGCGTCCTGTGCGCTGGCTTTACGGAGAATCATCTTCGAACCCTGCTGGCGGCCGGTTAGCTTGATCAGGTCGGCCGACAATGAATCCAGCGAAAATTCGAAATCCGCGTTCAGCCCCACGCCAACCGGTCCTCCGGAAATGGAATCCGCCGGGTCAGTCAGGATGTGGATGTAGGAATAGGTATCGAACAGGAGCGCGGGCTGTTGCAATGCTTTCAGCCGGTAGCTGCTTTCCTTGCGCACGGCCGCCGTTGTGCCGTCGAAATCGGAAAACATCTTTACCCGGTTGGATTTGTCGAAACTGAAATGAAATCGGTAGGTCACTTCGTTTTTCGTGGTCATCTCCGCGTTCCAGCCGTTTGGCGAGCTGGTCAGCGCGGCTTCGTATTCCGCCAGCACCCGGTTGATACGCTGGTCTGCCGTTTCGGAGAATACGGGATCATCTTCCTTACTGCAGGATGCGAGCAGTACGGCGGCCAGTATGATATATGAGAGGATGCTCTTCATGTTGCTTCTTTTTATTTGATCAATGCTACCAGGGCAGCGCGCGTCCGGGTTTGGAGGTTATAGAAATTGATGCCCCAGCTGTTGCGGTAGTATTCCACCACCATCGCCTCCTTCTGCCTGAGCACGGCGCGCGCCGTGGCGGCAGGGGTACCGTCGGCCCCGTCTTCAGTGATGTTGTTCACGATCCGGTCGAAACCGGCGCGCCCTTCCATGAGCATCGTGGCGACCATCTCCACGAAATCTTCGTCGGACGACGACATGGCGTATGCCGTGGGAAATCCTCTGCGGTTGGCTTCCTGATCCGTGAAATTTACCCAGTTGCCGGTGTATTTGCCTACGGAGATCCGTTTGAAATCCGGCGAGTAAGCAACCGTCTGGTTCATGATATGCGCGAATTCGTGCTGGATGGTGTGGAACATCATCTTTACGTTCGGCGAATCGGAGGGTACGTAGCCCGGCATCCAGTTCACCCGGAAATCGTTCAGGGTATACAGCTCGATGGTACGCCCGCCTTCGGCGGTTCCGAGTGTGATGGTGCCGTCCATATTATATTGCGAGCTGCCTACGAGTACGAAGTACTTGGGCGTGTAGCGTTTCACGAACAAATTCCCGACTTCCTCCTCGAACGGTTTGATCCAGCCGCGGCGGATGGTGCTCAGCACGGGAATGATCTTGTCTTCGTGCGGGGGCACCAGCGCTTTGGTAGGATCCAGCTCGCCCTGCTCCCATTTGTATTTCACGGTCATGTTGTAGGTAGTGGTGAGGCTGTCCTCTATCCACTTGTCGACGGGGCCTTCCACCCATACGTCTCCGCCCAGGCCGGGGATTTCGTCCACGTTGCCGGGATCGTCGTCTTTCCGGCAACCGGCAAACAACGCGAAGATCAGAAGTGGTATCATTAAATGCTTCATATGCATATCTGTTCGGGTTTAAGCGTTTTGGTTAACGGGGATTTTGCGGAACGCCTGATTCCCCTGCCGACTGCGGTATCTGGAACAACCTGCGGGGATCGTTGGCGGTTAAAGTATACATGCTGCCGTCCTGTTTGAAATGCACCACTGGTATGCGGTAACGCAGGATATCGAACCAGCGCATCCCTTCGTGCATGAATTCCACGCGCTTGAAGTCCAGGATGGTGAGCAGCAGGCCGTCGCGGTCGTTGTTGGTGCCGTAATAATTCCTGATTCTGGGCATGGTGATCCGGTGCGTCGTCGCATTATATGGATCGAAGCGCACGCTCGCGAAAGTATTCAGATCGGCCACGGCGGCGGTCGTGTTGTTGAGATAAGCGTAAGCCTCCGCGCGGTTGAACAATACTTCTTCGGTCGTGAACAGCGGCACCATGGCGTATCCTGTACCGATCTCCGCATTCACGCTGGTACGCACGAAGTACTCATATACTTTCGGGATATACACCGCGGTGGTGGAAGGCGAGCCAATGTAAGTCTGGTTCGACATCGCCCAGTTGGCGCCTACTACGTTCCAGTTAAAGATCTCCTGGAAAAGGTTCCGGTCCAGCCCGTACCGTCCGCTGATCTGGATGCGCATCCACCAGGAAGCGGTTTCGCAGAGCAGCAGGTTGGCCGCTTCGGTGGATTTGGCGTAGTTCACCCGCATTTCCTGACCGGTGTAGCTGAGGTAGCGGCTGTTCCAGGGTCTTAGCTTATCCACCACATTCCCGTCGATGAATACCTGTCCGGCGTATTGCAGTACTTTGGTATAATCGCGCTTGAAAAGATAAAACCTCGTGGCAAATGCATTGGCGGCGGCTTTATTGAAATGGTAACGGGGAACGGTATAGGATTTTTCGTCGATCAGCGGCAAGCCGGCCAGCAGGTCCTTTTCGATCATTTCATAAACATGCGCCACGGTGCTGCGGTCATATTGTTTCACCACTTCTTTTTCCGGTTCGGTCACGTAAGGCACGCCTGGTTTGGAAGATGCCGTGGCGGGATCGTAGGTTTCGGCGAAGAAGGTCACCAGCATGAAATGCGCATAGGCGCGGCAGAGGAGCGCTTCGCCTTTCTGCGCGTAGTATGCGCCGGGATTGGCGGCTTTTTCACAAGCCTCCAGGGCCTGGTTGGCTGCGGCGATGGCGGAATAGCACGCGTTCCAGTAGTATTCCGGGGAATCCTGCTCTTCGCTGCGGACGTCCGTAAAGGTATATGGGTCCACCACCTCATTCCCCTGTTCTCCCTGTCCCCGGTCCGTTACGTTGTCGGAAGCCAGTTCGGCGAATTGCACATAGCTGGCGCCCGGGTAAGCCGTAGCCAGGAGGCGCGACACCTGCTCCGGTGAGGTCAGCTGCGCCCTGTTGTCCGGCGGCTGCTCCAGGAATTTCTTACATCCCGCCGTAGTCAGCAGGGTGATCATCGCTAATATTTTCAAATGCTGTTGCATGGTTGTTACTTTTAGATGCCTACTTTCAGGGAGAGCGTAAATTGTTTCTGCACGGGCTGGGCCACGCCGCCGGTATTGAAGAACTCCGGATCCTGGCCTCTCAGCTTCGGATCGGCGTAAATCAGCCAGGGATTGATCGCCGCGGCTGTTACGCTGGCGGTTTTAAGGCCGATGCGCTTGAGCAAGGCAGGTTCCAGCAAGTAAGAAAGCGATACTGTCTTCAACCGGATCATATCACCCTTGGCCACCCTTTCGGTGGAATAATTGTAGTTATTGTAAGGATATTCCCCGCTCAGCCCGCTCTTTTCATATGCACCATAAATCGGGGGGACCCGGGTGTACTGCTCGTCTCCCGGCATTACCCAGCGGTCCTGGAATTCTTTCGGCGATGCGTCCAGGTCGGAGTAATCGACGTGGAAGGCCGGGTAGAGCCGGATCATATTGCCTGCCTGGTAGGTCACGAAAACGTTCAGCGAAAGCGATTTGTAATTAAAAGTGTTGGAGAAGCCGCCTGCGATGGTGGGGTCCACCGGTCCCATATACTTCAGGAACCCGACGTTGTAGTCCTGCAGGTAAACGGATCCCGACACTTCTCCTTTTTCGTTTTGGAACAGCGGCTTGCCCGTCCGCGGATCGAGGCCGGTAAATGGAATGGCGAAGAGCCCCCGCGCGGGGTACCCCTGCTGTGCGCCGCCTTCCGCCACCACCAGGTTGTAAATGCTCGGCCGGTTGCGCAGGCGCGTGATCTTGGTGGTGTTGTAGCCGAAGGTCAGGTTCGTTTTCCATCCCCAGTCCTGCTGCTTGACCACCTGCCCGCCTACCAGCACTTCGATACCCTGGGCGTCCATGTCGGCGTAGTTCGCCGCTTTGAGCGACTGCCCGCCTACGCCGGAGGTGCGTACCACGCTGATCAGGTCGAAGCTTTGGCGCATATAGGCGTCTACACTCACGTTCAGTTTTTTCTGGAAAAGGCCGAAGTCGAGGCCTATGTTGCTGGTGTAGGCTTTTTCCCAGGTCAGGTCTTCGTTTTCCAGTTCCGCCAGTACGATCACCGATTCCATTTCGTTGAGGAAAGGACGGTTGGTATTGATATTCCGGAGCACGATGGTCGAGTTCGTGGCCGGGCCCATGCTGGCCGTGAGGCCGTAGGATCCGCGTACCGTCAGGTAATCGATCCAGGTGAGGTCCTGCATGAATGGCTCTGCGTCGGCGTTCCAGGAGCCGGCGATGCTCCAGGTGGGGAGCCAGCGGGCGCGGGCGGAACTGCCCAGGCGGTTGGAGCCGTCGTAGCGGCCGGTGGCCGTCAGGTTATATTTCTGCTGGTACGAATAACCGGCCGATCCATAAAATGCCACGAAGCGGTCGTAATCGCGGCTCATTCCATAATACGGGAAATTCGCTTCCAGGGTTTGCTTCACGATGCGGTAATCAACGAAGGGTACGCCGCCGTTGCCGTATTGATAGCCGAACCCGGTGTTATTGGCGTTTTGGCGGTCGGTGGATTTCACCTGCATACCGGCCAGGAGGTTCAGCGAATGTGTATTGTTGATGGTTTTGTTGTAATTGAGGCTGGGACGGATATCGTAGTTCACCATCTGGTCTTCGGTACGGTTGTAGAAACCGCCGTAAGGCAGCACAACAACAGGCTCCGCCTCGGGATCGTCGGGGTCGCGGTAGAGGAATTTATTGTTCTGCCGGATAATGGAATTGCCCGCGGCGCGGTAGGCGTTGGCCATATTGGCGCCTTCCTTGATCTGGTGCTCCATGGAGGATTTCACGTAGCGGAGTGCACCCACGAAATCGAGCTTCAGGTCGTTGGTGAGCTTGATAGAGAGATCTCCCTGCAGCCGGATATCAGCCACGTTGATATCGAGGTAGTTATTTTCCAGTTCAGTGAGGATGTTAAATGGTGCGTAGTTGCGCTGGAAGTATTCGCGGTCGCCGTTCACGTCATATGCCGTGAGGGTACGGCTGGAGTTGAGGGCGAAGTTGAACGGGTTGATGTCGAAGTCGCGGTCCATTTTGCCCTCCACCGGGTTGGGGTTCCGCTTCAGCGACCCCGGCGCCCGCTGCTGGCGCACGGAGGCCAGTGTGGAGAAACCCACGGTAACGCGGTCCGACAACTGGTAGTTGTTCCGGAAGTTCAGGGTGTAACGGTTGACGCGGTCGGCGATGGTCCAGCCATTGTCTCCGTAATAGCTGGTGGAGAAGTACGACTGCGATTTGTCGGTACCGAACGAAAGGCTGAGGGAATGCTCCTGCATGAAGTTATTCTTAAACAGCAGGTCGTACCAATCGGTATTGGCGGCGGCGTACCTTTTGAGAAAATTCTCGCGGCCTTCCCGGGTATTGGGTATCTGGTAGTTGCCGTTGGCATCTGCCTGGAGGCCCTGGTACATTTTCCCGTACACGCCCCAGTTAGCGTTATTAAGGGTGGAAACGTTCAGGTAGCCTTTCCGTTCCAGTTCCGCGAGTACAGACATCTGTTCCCCTGAGTTCATGATGCTGTATTCTCCGTAGGAGGGCACCAGCTGGGTGCTGAAGTTGCCGGTATAATTCACGACGGGTTTGCCGATTTTACCTTTTTTGGTGGTGATGACCACGACCCCGTTCATGGCGCGGGCGCCGTAGAGTGCGGTGGCGGCGGCGTCTTTCAGGATGGCGTAGCTTTCGATGTCGTTGGGGTTGAGCCCTGCCACCGCGGACCCCAGCAAGGTGGTGGGGTCGCCGGAAGAGAGCTGGTCGTTGGAGATATTCACCATATCTTCCAGCACTACTCCGTCTACTACCCATAACGGTTTGTTGTCGCCGTTGATGGACGTGGCGCCGCGCACCCTGATTTTGGGCGCCGACCCGAAGGTGCTGGAAACGTTCTGGATGGTAACCCCGGCCGCGCGCCCTTCGAGGCTGCGGGTGATGTCGCTCAGACCGTCGATTTTAACGTCGTCGGCTTTCAGGGTGACGGCTGCGCCGGAGAATTTCCGTTTTTCCAGGTCCTG
Above is a genomic segment from Chitinophaga pollutisoli containing:
- a CDS encoding DUF4302 domain-containing protein, which encodes MKSILSYIILAAVLLASCSKEDDPVFSETADQRINRVLAEYEAALTSSPNGWNAEMTTKNEVTYRFHFSFDKSNRVKMFSDFDGTTAAVRKESSYRLKALQQPALLFDTYSYIHILTDPADSISGGPVGVGLNADFEFSLDSLSADLIKLTGRQQGSKMILRKASAQDADAWQTGKWAGGSVLAGINKRILNYWKRLTVGTRQYEIVIDPSFHTLEFTWRNAAGTPQRHTTSFNYSAEGMILTEPLQDGANTITSLSAATWNNGTAAFTLTVNNNTAGRIAGAIAPIVNDANAPERWWNEGLQDYWRTVGGFTVNGVWNAYKLANLKDYYYLAFLEQWEEVDGVEVDIFGFVFLGGNGLELRYGLATYPPVFTGGRIVFPQYGVLGTIPPEAEDAFYNTAITLINPNGFYLVQTGQNRYDMVSASDAKSWITWQR
- a CDS encoding putative zinc-binding metallopeptidase, which codes for MIPLLIFALFAGCRKDDDPGNVDEIPGLGGDVWVEGPVDKWIEDSLTTTYNMTVKYKWEQGELDPTKALVPPHEDKIIPVLSTIRRGWIKPFEEEVGNLFVKRYTPKYFVLVGSSQYNMDGTITLGTAEGGRTIELYTLNDFRVNWMPGYVPSDSPNVKMMFHTIQHEFAHIMNQTVAYSPDFKRISVGKYTGNWVNFTDQEANRRGFPTAYAMSSSDEDFVEMVATMLMEGRAGFDRIVNNITEDGADGTPAATARAVLRQKEAMVVEYYRNSWGINFYNLQTRTRAALVALIK
- a CDS encoding RagB/SusD family nutrient uptake outer membrane protein codes for the protein MQQHLKILAMITLLTTAGCKKFLEQPPDNRAQLTSPEQVSRLLATAYPGASYVQFAELASDNVTDRGQGEQGNEVVDPYTFTDVRSEEQDSPEYYWNACYSAIAAANQALEACEKAANPGAYYAQKGEALLCRAYAHFMLVTFFAETYDPATASSKPGVPYVTEPEKEVVKQYDRSTVAHVYEMIEKDLLAGLPLIDEKSYTVPRYHFNKAAANAFATRFYLFKRDYTKVLQYAGQVFIDGNVVDKLRPWNSRYLSYTGQEMRVNYAKSTEAANLLLCETASWWMRIQISGRYGLDRNLFQEIFNWNVVGANWAMSNQTYIGSPSTTAVYIPKVYEYFVRTSVNAEIGTGYAMVPLFTTEEVLFNRAEAYAYLNNTTAAVADLNTFASVRFDPYNATTHRITMPRIRNYYGTNNDRDGLLLTILDFKRVEFMHEGMRWFDILRYRIPVVHFKQDGSMYTLTANDPRRLFQIPQSAGESGVPQNPR
- a CDS encoding SusC/RagA family TonB-linked outer membrane protein, with translation MMDTYMVVRDWLKKSPAVLLLPLLAATPQPAEAAPPASFYQDSIPTARGRVIDAEENIPLPGVTVENLVSRRGAMTDADGYFALAARSGDSLRFTYLGKKSSVHIYRGQMLNVRLQQLEGQLSEVVVTGFQDLEKRKFSGAAVTLKADDVKIDGLSDITRSLEGRAAGVTIQNVSSTFGSAPKIRVRGATSINGDNKPLWVVDGVVLEDMVNISNDQLSSGDPTTLLGSAVAGLNPNDIESYAILKDAAATALYGARAMNGVVVITTKKGKIGKPVVNYTGNFSTQLVPSYGEYSIMNSGEQMSVLAELERKGYLNVSTLNNANWGVYGKMYQGLQADANGNYQIPNTREGRENFLKRYAAANTDWYDLLFKNNFMQEHSLSLSFGTDKSQSYFSTSYYGDNGWTIADRVNRYTLNFRNNYQLSDRVTVGFSTLASVRQQRAPGSLKRNPNPVEGKMDRDFDINPFNFALNSSRTLTAYDVNGDREYFQRNYAPFNILTELENNYLDINVADIRLQGDLSIKLTNDLKLDFVGALRYVKSSMEHQIKEGANMANAYRAAGNSIIRQNNKFLYRDPDDPEAEPVVVLPYGGFYNRTEDQMVNYDIRPSLNYNKTINNTHSLNLLAGMQVKSTDRQNANNTGFGYQYGNGGVPFVDYRIVKQTLEANFPYYGMSRDYDRFVAFYGSAGYSYQQKYNLTATGRYDGSNRLGSSARARWLPTWSIAGSWNADAEPFMQDLTWIDYLTVRGSYGLTASMGPATNSTIVLRNINTNRPFLNEMESVIVLAELENEDLTWEKAYTSNIGLDFGLFQKKLNVSVDAYMRQSFDLISVVRTSGVGGQSLKAANYADMDAQGIEVLVGGQVVKQQDWGWKTNLTFGYNTTKITRLRNRPSIYNLVVAEGGAQQGYPARGLFAIPFTGLDPRTGKPLFQNEKGEVSGSVYLQDYNVGFLKYMGPVDPTIAGGFSNTFNYKSLSLNVFVTYQAGNMIRLYPAFHVDYSDLDASPKEFQDRWVMPGDEQYTRVPPIYGAYEKSGLSGEYPYNNYNYSTERVAKGDMIRLKTVSLSYLLEPALLKRIGLKTASVTAAAINPWLIYADPKLRGQDPEFFNTGGVAQPVQKQFTLSLKVGI